One Pantoea trifolii genomic region harbors:
- a CDS encoding tautomerase family protein: protein MPEIVVYAAEGRTVEQKKKLLRAVTAAVADSFEIDANSVTVSIIETPKHHKSKGGVPFDER from the coding sequence ATGCCAGAAATTGTTGTGTATGCAGCGGAAGGTCGCACGGTTGAGCAGAAGAAAAAGTTGTTGAGAGCCGTCACCGCAGCGGTGGCCGATTCGTTTGAGATCGACGCTAATTCGGTGACAGTTTCCATTATCGAAACGCCAAAACATCATAAGTCGAAAGGCGGCGTGCCGTTTGATGAGCGCTGA
- a CDS encoding helix-turn-helix domain-containing protein translates to MTGRLKKIQSMAQRYNQLGAVQDETVAEINAAIEARNIPPVRTMSGIEIKAVRLRWNMSQAALALTTGMSVESVSKWERNESKPNKAALRILNTIEDKGPAVFIL, encoded by the coding sequence ATGACTGGACGTTTAAAAAAAATTCAGAGCATGGCGCAACGCTATAACCAGCTTGGCGCAGTGCAAGATGAAACAGTTGCCGAAATTAATGCTGCCATAGAAGCACGTAACATTCCTCCAGTGCGTACGATGAGTGGCATAGAAATTAAAGCGGTGCGACTGCGCTGGAATATGTCGCAAGCTGCCCTGGCGTTAACCACCGGAATGTCTGTGGAAAGCGTATCCAAATGGGAGCGCAACGAAAGCAAGCCAAATAAAGCGGCATTACGCATTCTCAACACGATTGAAGATAAAGGGCCGGCCGTCTTTATCCTCTAA
- a CDS encoding type II toxin-antitoxin system RelE/ParE family toxin, translating to MYLTPEFQEERLRARISDKILCKAAMSIFAGLHGDCLGRFTYKKRVGLPGVGASDGARCIVFFNDGKNLYFFDMYLKSQLSKKKDKELEDDEIDAYCSIARDFIAMPDELIEALIKAKELIEVTCNDWTFKKNSEHGATL from the coding sequence ATTTATCTTACGCCAGAATTTCAGGAAGAGCGTTTAAGAGCACGCATCAGCGATAAAATTTTGTGCAAGGCAGCGATGTCCATTTTCGCGGGACTTCATGGTGATTGCCTGGGCCGATTTACTTATAAGAAGCGAGTCGGTTTACCAGGCGTCGGTGCTTCTGATGGTGCGCGCTGCATAGTATTTTTCAATGATGGGAAAAATCTTTACTTCTTTGATATGTATTTAAAAAGCCAGCTTTCGAAGAAGAAAGATAAAGAGTTAGAAGACGATGAAATTGATGCATATTGCAGCATCGCGCGAGATTTTATTGCTATGCCAGACGAGCTAATCGAGGCGTTAATTAAAGCAAAAGAGTTAATTGAGGTAACCTGTAATGACTGGACGTTTAAAAAAAATTCAGAGCATGGCGCAACGCTATAA